The DNA region CAGAGGAGGTTTAAGAGAGATTGAAGGCTAGCTAGCTATTAAATTCCATATTAAAAAAGTCTAGGGGAAGGGAAGCACCATTCAAAATATGTCATACCTAAATTACATGCGAGCAATCCCTCACACACTTATTGGAGTACAAATGTGAAGTGAAGTCTTACATCGAGCATAATGGAAAAAGTTGAGCATCATATAAGTGAGAAGAAGACCATAAATCAGAGTCTTCAGATTTTGGATTAAAGTGTGATGTCAAGTTCCCTCATGTGGTTGTTTATGACTCGTTAGTGTAAATCTCTCCAATATTTACTCTCCTTAATTCCTTAACAATTGATACCAGAGCGATGGTTTGACTTAGTGATCGGCTCATACGAGTAAGATGGTGGTGATGGATCCTTAGCCTATGAATCTCTTGTATCGAAAGTCTTCTTGATGGTGGGTCCAGGCGGCGTGTCCTGTGGGTGGAGAGCATGTGGACTCTAATGGCTACCATGAAATACTCGTGGATGATAATGACTTTCACTCGAGAGGAAAGCTACTATGTGGAAGAGACTGGCACTTGAGGGAGAGATTGTTAAAGTACAAGTATGAGGTGAAGTCTTATATCGAGTAGAAGTAAAAAAGTtgaacaccatataagtgagaagAAGATCCATAATCCTAAGTCGTTTTGGGTTAAAGTGTAGTGTTAAATTCTTATCATCATATAAGATGGTAGCACCTAAACCATATCAAATtaaagttttgatgataaattttaaaaaatcaaaataattgaatCCTTAATTTTGCATGTGGcaaaacattatttaatataatataatattagatattgccttaaaaaatgatttgtttttgtacAAGGTATGTTaacaatgatattaatttattatatatattatttaaaaaatctaaaatcaattcaaatttttgcaaTAAGAAacttattcaaaaataaaaaactataaaagatagttaaatgtgtttattttataatacaactattaaatttataaattttatatagacaaattaaaatatataacaaaaataagattaaactaataaaaaatgattaaaatatatttttaatccttaataaacatccaattttttatttgttcctaataattttttctttgggatgaatacctaataaaataataattttaattttaattttaatttttttagtccttaataaattaataattttatttttgatttctaataaattttgttcatttaatatttttaggctCTTATAAATTAGCCATCTTATCTTTTCGAGCGGACAATTAGCATGTTAAGAAACGtaaatataatgatattaattaacCTCTTGTatgatttataaattaaaatataaaacgtaaaaaacaaattattaccTTTTTTAATGAAACCGTGTGGACAATTAGCGCGCAATAACATATGGATATTTATAATAGTGTCACAATTGATGATTAtctacattatttaaatttaaacattatcCTCTtccaaattatttacaattttgtaACACCAACCGCAATTAATCTTACCACACACTTTCTTCAATCTCATGATTATATGGTATTTCAAATTGAGCACCGCTACAAATATAGGAATAATTAAATGTATTGAAATGTGATTAGTATGAATTATAGGTTCCATTTTGGCAGtcccttataatttaatatcctAAAATTCCTTTAAATACATGATTtatgctaaaaaaattaaagaaaaagataacaaatatatcaatagacgatgatgaagaaaaagataaaaaaacaaaaaaaatatgttattaatcgtgaaaattatatatatttctcgaaacaaaaatatttttaagataataaaaaaaattacttaataattctattaacaaataaatatttaaaaatgagacataaaatttattttcgatTATGAGTTCTTTTTGGTTAAACAAACAAGTTCATAGTTTTCAATTTAATAgaaaattgtttaatatttaatgcaaattatgataataatttcaataaacatatttattttagttataataAGATTATAATCCACAATATAATAGAATAACTTTTGATAAAAGTATTTTCGATTCAATAATTAGTTTGTAAGTGATTTCGACAATAATAAGAAATAAGGATTGGAAAAGTAAAATTTTGAGGAGAAATTGAGATTGGAAAAGTAAAAATgcacaataaaataaacaaacataaattcataaaagatcaaaatagaatACATATATGATAATCTGTTGAACTTTTATCAATTTCGATGATAGGTGTGTTgatgttttgaaaaattaagtaaTTGTATATCAATCCCTCGAAATTGGTCATTAATATTGACAATTATCTTAAGATAACTTCTCCACATCTACACTAACTAGTATTTTGATTTGTCGAAAAATTATTTGCTCTTAAGTATTTTTCAATCTCTCACATGtgaatgaaattattaaaatgaacaatTCTAATCGAAATAAATTCCTTTCATTgtacaatcaatttttttccatattttgcttgtttgtttttgttttgaaggaTTTTCTCCACCTGTCTTCAAGCAATTACATCGAATTTTGATTTAtataacttaattaaattttatataacagAACTAAGAAGTAACACATGTATAagccaaataatttttaaaaacaaaacaaaacataaatggaaaataaatcataatttcttatgtgaaaaaaaaatcaaattgaaaattaaaaaagggtCTTGAAACaaagtgaatgaaaaaaaaaggattttgacTCTAAAACGTAAAagattttttctcttcatctaCCTTGCTTGTGCTCTATCTTAAGATCAAATTATTAAcgtaaaaaatatgttttatataatatactaaCGTAAAATCTTGTATCTTGGACAGGTATTAAGTTTAAActtcataatatataattttaatattattataattttaagctataattttttatatttaattaaaaattatagttttgtattactaaaattatgataatttattCCTTCAAAAGAAAGTTTTGATAATTTACAtatgattatttattattgtacatttttaatttatttatctattcgTATAAAgtgtataaaaataaagtaatagattactattaacaaaaaaaatatttgtcatgTTGTGGCaaattgataataatttttttaaaattttaaataattactagTAATAAAGAAACCATGTATTTTAGATTACACACacgattgattttaattatgtttttacttGTTACATATTTATACGATGTCAACTAAGTAGCAATGGAGGTGGTATTTTTTCTAGTAATGAGGGTGGGTGTTTTAGTATATTTTGGGGGCCGTTAAGTCTCTGCCAgtctgaaaaaaaaagtaatgaaggtggtcgataatttcaattcacaattttttaattttgtgtccctttttatataagttttctatatatttttattgccttcatttcataaaattggtgtttgatattaaattaatgGATTAAGTATGCTATTTTCTTTACATGAACACTTaaaattttttctattattcaagctagttttgtaattagattaaaaatgtaaaaatattaatttaaaattttggataaTTTACATGCAAATTATTTGGTATTATTCTTGTTACTTGTATAAGCTTTATAATTTAACTGTAATATTTTGGATATGAATCACTTTAACTAGAAATTGATTTAATATGATTTAagtcaaaaatattattttagtttaaatttaaaatacttattttagtaaacacaaaaaaaaaacacctaggatatattttatttgacgTCCAGTCAAATCACCGAGTTCAAAGGGTTGATTTCCAGTGAGTAATTTTAcataaattgttaattaaaaaaaacttaaatcttctgtaatattatttttgtgtgtcaAACAGAGGACAATAATTGTAATGCACTTTAAGGGAATGTTCATGCTGCTTTGCAAGCTTTGCTTTTTCTTCTGGTAGCAACCCGAACAAAAACACAACCACCCAAAACACACTtcaaaataagataatattatCATCTTTGAGTAGGCatcaaacatatttattatgattagaAAGTCTTAGTTTTAGTTTCATGCGAGTAGTGtgttaataacaaaaaagaagagtATAGACCGAAAGTAAGCAAACCATGCAATGTAAAATGAAATCATTGGATTGGTGGTTTTGTATTCATAATTATTCAACGTCACCATTAGATTTTTAATCTCGTAGCAAGTTTCATTCATTAAGAgtgatttaaatttcttaacctAATTACTCCAAATCTTACCTTAAATCTTTCATAGCTGCATGAAAAGGAAATTAGCAGGTATGAATACTttgaattcataaaattaattgaaaaaaaatggtttaaaaACATATTCTCATCCATGATGACTATTTTGATAAAATCATTCAAATGTGATTGTCTGGAAAGTCTCTAAAGACAATAAATTTGAACTTGAAatttccatatttttctatcatttttttcgttCACACTTGTAATTGAGTCGAGAGATGGTAGAGGGACAAACTTAGTGCCTAGCCTTCGATAGAGCACATGcatgttctcttattatataattGATGATGTATAtctttacaaataaaataataacaatattagaggtaatcaatcaattatatatttttaactaatcaaTTAAAAAGGTCAATTTTAGATTTATATTGATAGTTTTCTTTACAGAATTTATATtgatagtttatttatttaaaagtggaaataataatagtttatatttatatatttaacaatgaaaataattataatgataatcaatcaattaaaatatattttatccaaaactattattttaaaatataagattaaaagCGAATTTTCATCAAATCTCAAAGGatctgaaatatatttttatccaaaATGAATATCAGCTACAAATAAAGAGGAAACCGtggattgaaaatataaaaaaaaataaactaaattaatagttttttaaaaaactttaatttagcaatataataaataatattagagGGAATGATTTTGGGATTGACACATTCAAGAAAAGACTCATATAAAGTAGAATaatattcattataaaaaaatttgaacgcACAACAGGTCAGAGAATAAAATCAAAGAAATATGCTCTCTTATGAAATAAAcactagtttatttatttatttttttaattatgaaattttgatGTAATGTGATTTGGTATTGTAAATGTTGTTGAATACTTTGGTTTCTTTGGATCCTTCTGCCATTGCTGTATCTTCACCCAGCACTTGTCGCCACATGAATGACTTATCGTTGTGTTGTTAGGGTCGATCGTGAGATATTTTGTGTCctgcataatttttaaaatattatccgttttgcaatttttttgttataataattcattcatAGTCAAGATTCTTTAAAGCACCGATAACATCAATAATTAGTattattctataatttttttattaataatgacgtaaatatttaataatttgtataaaattatttaaaacaaagaattttaacccaaaaaaaaattaagcaaagaaaaattattttcaaaaacttattttagtaGATTCAATGATAACTcgaataataacttttaatttttatgtaagttatacatgcaataaaaaaaattaaattttaattttaattcaattgttgaaatttatataataacttttaattatttaaataaagttaTAGCATCAAGATCATATGAATTATCATGTTTTAGataagtttcaatttttactattttcttttattttcatagtTGACCTCTCTTTGCACAATCCAATTGAAAAAAAGTTTcacattgatatattataacattatataaaaaaacatatatgctTAATGGTTTTTATGATTCAAATATGCGTCAACATTCATAATTACCAGGGTTTGAACTTAATTGTTTTTATGATTCAAATATGCTTCAACCTCAATTTTTTGACTACATGCAAGGAAGGAACTAGATCTCATTACTGAAAATATgctttctgttttgtttttaattttcttaggtTATCAAGCATGGATTATGCTTTACAGacttgtttaatttcttttgttttattggTTGAGTATGGATTTTAACATTTTACATATTGTTTTTCACAACATGTGTCACTAACATGTGTACGAGATTCACCTAACATGCGTAACATACTTCATTCTAGAGTctgaataaacaaatatttttttctttcttgatgtCCGCCTTGTGTGCCCTGTTGGATTTTGACATTCATCCTTGATCCTTTGAAATTTGTAAactcgtgttttttttttctttttctttttctttctgatgaaatgtttttttttctttctcttatgaAATGATTTTGACATTTCATGCTTTGGTTCACAATATTGAACATTGGGTCGATTAATGTTGTAAAAAACTCAAATCTTACCTTGGatttataaatgaatataaCTCTCACCCTATGAATTAAGATAGTATCAAAGTTTAAATCCAATAATAGTATTTATAATCACAAGTTACAATATTGACAAGagataaatgtatttatttaatattttagtgaTAAGACTAtcatattgaaaatatttttttaaaaagtttaatataaaattaataattaattatttttgtgacatataaaaaagatattttatgttttgatagattattaatgtgatttaacgtattaaaaaatcaaatttcaaatattttgtataaaactGATGATAAAAAGTCATCTagatgaattttataatttgtgatTGACCGATTGATATTTTAGTCTGGATCCGTccctcattaaaaaaaacaccataaagaaaagaaaaaacaacttGGCTATGTGTAATAGAGGCAAACAAGCAACATAACCTCTGTTTCTGGTTAATTTCATGCAATAATCCTTGagctccatccaaacacattatGCATCATGTGCTTCACACGCATACAACTGGCAATGTGGCACACAACATGCAgaactaaaaattaaacttagcgtcttaactaaaaaaaatgtggaTAGACTGCTATGTATATAAAACTTGAACGCGAGTTGTAAAGTTGATACATGAACATTATCAAGTTTTTATAAATGTtgctcatatttaattttatttaaaataaatagagagAATATCAATGGCTCTAGatacacacaaaaaataagataaaaacaacGGTTTAGTATCATATATGAATCTTTGTCTTGAAcgcatcattaaaaaaataaaatcttttattcAACTCTAGAATGTTATGTTACTATATCAGTGTCATTACACGTGTCAGTGTGCAACACATGTTGAACACACACCATTAACATACAAATGCTACATAGTCATTTGTTAAGTTCTGGTGACCATTATGTAAAATGTTCAAATCcaaccaataaaataaattcaacaaCTCTTTAAAGCATAAGCAATGCTTGGAAactgaagaaaattaaaaacctTAACTAACAATCCAACAAAAAGCATATATCTTTAAGTAATGGGACCTACTTCTTTCCATGCATGTAGTTAAAAAATTGAGATTGAAACATATTTGAATCGTAAAAACTGTTATGTTCAAACCCTGGTGGTTGTCCTAGTTGATTTGATAGGATCTGAAAAGTTGCATCGTACTGCAATAGAGAATGAAGAGTTTGCATATATGACTGTGTTGTTTGCATATTTCCATTGTAGTAGCATGGTGAGGAGTTTTGAGTTTTGTTAGATTGATCCTCCTTTAGTACACCCATTTTGGGATCACAATTAGCACCAACACCAACTTGATTAGCCCAATCCACCATTGCATTTTTCTCCATCAATTGCACACAACTTTGACCACCATGAAACGTAGAAGGTTGAGAACTTTGGCTAAGCTGAAATGGGTAAAATGCTACTTGATTGTTATCACTAGGAGTGAAAAGTTGTGTTTGAGACATGAAATTTAGGTGACTACCTAAATTTGAGGCCATGTAGGGAGTAAGCGTCTCAATTTTGTCCGATTTTGCTATTCCTTTTCCCTTTGAATCTTGCTTTAACATATTCATCCTTTGATTACAAGCATCAAGTTTGGCATCCAGAATACCAACAAACATCCTCAATTGTTTCTCTCCAAGAGTATTGTAAGACTCATTCCAAGTTGGGTACATGAGCTTTATCTCCTCTTTGTGCACTTTGGAAATCTCACTTTCAATCTTTTTCATTCTATCGTTAAAATACTCTTGCACATCATACACCTTAGGATGCCTATCACTAGTGGTGTTATGATATTTTTGAATGACACGTTTTACCTCTCTTGAGTCTTGGTCTTGGGGCCATGTTTCAGGTTCATTAAGATATTTGGGAGCATAGATAATAACGCCAACATCAACTGCACAAAGGGTGGAAAACTCATAAGCTTTCTTCAATAACCCCTTTTTTCTCTTGTGAAATGTTTTTTCACAGGCTTTCTCCTCCTTAATGAGTTCCATAGGTATTCTTCCACGACCCATTTATTTTCTGCATAGTTGGTCACATTCTGATTTAGCATATACTATATATACAAGTGTCTAGACAAATTTAGATAGCCAAACacgagaattttttttatcaaaaaataacataaaaaattgttttcattctgtatggattttaatttattactttataaGAACTTTAGTAATTATCAAAATCACTATTTAGTCCCGCTCAATATCATAATAACAATTTATTTCCGGTTCATCCTATCTAATTGCGGCCACTCACCTAACATTTAGTTGTGTACCTCTCATTTCTTTTTTCCGTGTCACACacgctaaaaataaaataactaattacCCTCATTTTCTCTCTCACCGTAGGCCACATAGCACACACACTTATTTATTTCTGTGTAACTTGCACTCTCTCTCATAATTCATGCATTGCACCCACAAAACGTCAATTCTAGTTTAATTATAAACACTCCACAGCCTTTGGTTGAGTGCACACTAAAACATGTTGttcctattattttttaaaatataaattatatttgaaatttacaaataatttttttaattgtgatataaaattattaaagtaaGATAAAATTATCTTCTCTTGTCTAAATTAAAGACTCGCAATTAGAAATTTCCtaggttcttattttttataaacctaaatttataaaatccaGAGGAACAAGAATGAAAGTCTAAATCCAAGAGAATACacaaggaatatatatatatatatataaggccATATGCATATGAATATTAAAGTTTACCCATAATCTAAGTACGAAAAACATGATTTATACTAACTATTGCACAAGAAACGAAAAATGAAATGTTTTTTCAGAGAATCGATAGAAATGTGTACCTGCTGGCGGCTCCGGCTTTCGTTTCTTCAATTGGATTGGAAGATCAATTGTTTATTTCTCTAATACGtgtattctaatttataataatatgacGGGATAGAAATAAGTAATTAATGATATGCGGTGGATACAAAAATCGCCCCTCAAAAGTTTAAAGGTCATCTTTGTCGTTTCAAATGCATTAAAATAGTcacaaaagtttaaaataaaataaaaaaagttattaatatttttaattatcatttatgtgaaaataataaaaaataaatagttaatttttattaattaataaatatttaattcgaATCAATGTAGATtctaagatattttattttattttatttaaatataaagcaataaaacattaataataGTGGATTCTAATTAGCATACGACTAAAAATTAGTATATCCGGCACCTAAAATCTCACATGACCCTAATTAACATGTATATCTTAAATCCGTTTTTTATTACATTCAAATTCAAAGTATGAAAACAGctgaaaaattatttctaaaaataattaccaATAAAATTAACATGTACTGTTTATCTTAATTCTCAATAATAATCATGATGTTATTCTTTACAATTACATTAATTATGGATAGCATATCATGatattcttaatatattaatttattgatatttttttgaagGGAATTAATTCATTGATATTGAATATACGTGTCAatggtattttttttgtgtgaatacGTATCAAtggaataatgattttttatcaGCAATTTTATAGTGATtagtaaactaaaattatattatatataatatatactaaATACTAAGAGTTTAATATATTCTGTAGTCATCCATCATAAATCatcttttgaattattttaaaataatattatctcaacaaaaaaaaattgcaaatattTGACACCTAAAATCCACAACTCCAATGATATATATGCGCGCGCGGAAAGCAAAAATGTTAATGAAAATGCTgtaaaaaataggaaattttAATATCTCCTTTTTACCAAACtagtaaaagaataattttaatttcctttacaCTAGAATGTTATATTAAGCaaagtttcaaaaatatttttaaaaaatatcaagtaaaaagaaccatttaaagttaattatatattttctaattttatttttttagtgaaaaggtaataaaaataatttaatatttttatttagtttcttATTAGATGGTGTTAATTATGGTtgatgattatttatttatttctctctttttattgtgttaaaaatataaaatatatttccttatctaatataatataataatataaaatttgtcaatATTTACTTTGGTtccatatccatatccatcaaatagaagttattatggtttgaagTAAAAGTATGGAGTATCAACTATACAGAAGTCCTTATTACACACGTGATGTTATATTTTGATCTTtcgaattttttatatttttaaattttaaatataattttcatatcttttttatcatatctttctaaaagtaCTCCAAGCGAAAAtacttactctttttttttttcatttttacctttaaaaatattctttgcCCCTCTTTTTTCCTgtgtaataacaaaaaattgattcagttactaattatatatatttattagatttaaatatattttacgtGCATGCAAACAAAGACGACGGATATGCGGATAGAAGGGGGCACCCAGGGGTTTCAGTCCCCCTCCTCCCTCAATCTtctttcaatataaaaataaaatagaataatatacACTAATTACTAaatcttattattaatatatgttatATCACTGATTATATACTGATTTTTTAATacagaaaaatatcattttttcaataataaaaattgtcaCTACTTACTATTATAATCTAATTAATAAATCTAACAACAATCACATTTTTATATGACTTTCGATTAATTGTTATTATCTATGTTAATTATagtgtatttattattataagtctcatttatttatatatcaatatatctaattattaataacattatattataaatatatttatatattatatatataatctttcagaaatttgataacttttaattattgttaatgAATGTGTTTGTTACTTTTTTATTGTGAAAGTATTATTGTGAGACtgatttgattattattatgcTTATGAGatgaaaaagtttttcaaaatttgaaaaaaaaaaaactgtttgagTTATAAAGTGTAAgcacatgtaattttttctttgcaaaactaataaataattttataaatattattatttattaaatattatttttaagaagttATTGTagatattcaaataattaaagtaaaaaatatccaACCCCTTTGATGATTTTATGCATCCATCCTTTTATGTaagttatcatattttttattttcatccttatattttttttgtccttacAAAATGTGTATGCTTTGTTTCTTTATCGTTAAAAAGCTTCCAATAACATttgaatggtaaaaaaaatgttttgaacaGTTAAATAAGTATTATTAAAGCGTTTTAAGgatgataaacaaaataaattaataaaaattataaggactaaaacgataaaaaaaaattataaaacaaaaatgaaaaaaaatgttaaattgcataaacattttttttaaaaactatttatcatattaattacAGTAATTGCAGAAATTAATAACATTAGCTAATgagattaaatttatattttaaactttggatatatttgtataaatatcaGTCTTTTATCAaccaaataatcacaattattgTGATTACAAATCTCAGCCTTTTATCAGCCTCATATTTGTTTTCCAATTAGCCAACTTTAATAACATGTTTTCACAATTATTGGTAACCAATTACTAAATTCAATAACTAATTATAACTTGATTAAAAACATACAGTTAATCACAAATTTAAACGAGTTACAaattgtgtttaattttttttaaaattaaatcctttttctattttaagttttatcttaaaaatattattgttattattttggcCTATACATTaaacatgataaatatttttttatataacgaatgctaaattttgaatatttgaataatacAAGTGTATTTGAGAGttattcttttcaaaatatatgtttgataaaattaactgaaaaattagttaaaagttaaaaaaatggtagttaaaagttaaaaaattaacttattaaattataaatgtttgataaaatttattattgaagtaattaaaaagtataaaataattgaaaataataaatatactaaggataaaacaaaaaaatatataaaaaattaaaaatttatattttaaaaaatgttacttcaagtaacattttaaaaaatgttaaaaaaatactaaaaaaattatttaccaaataattaaataaactttcAACTTAAAA from Glycine soja cultivar W05 chromosome 8, ASM419377v2, whole genome shotgun sequence includes:
- the LOC114421891 gene encoding MADS-box protein EJ2-like, with protein sequence MGRGRIPMELIKEEKACEKTFHKRKKGLLKKAYEFSTLCAVDVGVIIYAPKYLNEPETWPQDQDSREVKRVIQKYHNTTSDRHPKVYDVQEYFNDRMKKIESEISKVHKEEIKLMYPTWNESYNTLGEKQLRMFVGILDAKLDACNQRMNMLKQDSKGKGIAKSDKIETLTPYMASNLGSHLNFMSQTQLFTPSDNNQVAFYPFQLSQSSQPSTFHGGQSCVQLMEKNAMVDWANQVGVGANCDPKMGVLKEDQSNKTQNSSPCYYNGNMQTTQSYMQTLHSLLQYDATFQILSNQLGQPPGFEHNSFYDSNMFQSQFFNYMHGKK